The DNA sequence TCAAAATTAGCAGAATTAATAGATAATGAAAAAATATCAGAACAGCTTTCAACTGCCATAGATATTGAAGAAATATATCAAATATTTTTAGATTTGGAGGAAGAAATTTGTTAAATAAAAGATGTCTGGGAATAATTAAATATATGATAGATAATAATAAATCGGTTTCTTTGAAAGAGATATCGAATATATTTGATGTAAGTGAAAGAAGTATTAGATATGATATTGATAATATCAACTATTTTCTGGCTAAAAATGGACTTAATCAAATAGAAAAAATGTCAAAAGGTTTATTTAAGATAAATGAAACAGACGAAAATCTGTATAAAATAATAGAGATATTAAACACCAGATTTTATACATTTTCAAAGCACGAAAGAAAAGAATATATAAAATCATTGGCATTATTTTCAATAGATGCAATAAGACTGCATGAAATTTCAGAAACTCTTTCTGTAAGTATAAGCACTATAAAGCTTGATTTGAAAGAGGTAAAAATATTTCTTAATGAGAGTAAATTAAAACTAAAATTTTTATCAAAAATAGGGCTTGTATTAAAAGGTAATGAAGAAAAAATAAGAAAAGCACAACTTAAATTCTTAATGGAATATCTTGATATATCAAAAGATACACTGATTAGTAAAATAAGAAAAGATGAAACTTTAGGATATAAACTTATAAGAAATGAATTAAAATTATATTTTGAAAATTTTCCTATAAGAGATGTAAGAATATTTATAAAACGAATAGAAAGAGAGCTGCAGACAGTTATATCAGATGAAGCGTATAGAGTATTACAATTTTATCTGATGATAGCCCTTACAAGATTAAAAGAGGGAAAAACGATAGTAAGCAGAGAAGAAAATGAAAAATTTTTAAAAAGTACAAAAGAATACAATGTATTGATAAAAGAGCTTGTTCATTTTGAACAGAATTTTAATGTAGAATTTAATGAATATGAAATACTATTTTTAACGGAACTGTTTTTAGGAAGTCATTCATATAATTTTAATACATCATTTTATGAAAACTGGATAGAGATAGAGATATCAATAAATGAAATTATAAAGGATGTAGGAAAAGCATTGGGAATAGATTTGTCTAATGATAAGATACTATTTGATGGATTACTTAATCATCTGAAACCAGCGATATATAGAATAAAAAATGATATAGTATTAGAAAATGAGATATCGAATGAAGTTAAGGAATTGTATGATGAGTTGTTTGATATTGTAAAAAAGGTATGTGAAGATAAACTGCAGATATATATAAATAAACAGGTCCCAGATGAAGAGATAGCATTTCTAACAATACATTTTAAAACAGCAATAGATAGAAAAGCTAATAATCAAAAAGAAACTAAAAATGTAATGATAGTATGTGGATTTGGATATGGAAGCTCAAAGCTATTAGCTCAAAAGCTATTGGAAAGATATGATGTAAATGTATTGGATACATTACCGTATCATAAATTTTTGGAAATAGAAAACTATAATGATATAGATCTTATAATATCAACATTAGATGTAGATGATAAAATAGGATATCCGTTTCCAATAGTAAAAGTAAATCCTATATTTTCTAAAACAGATAGAAAAAAACTTGAAGAATATGGATTAACAGAAGTGAGAAAGAAAATATCATTAGTAAAATTAATGGAAGTAATAAAAGGGGAATGTGAAATAGAGAATGAAGCAGTTCTTGCAGATAAACTTAAAACATTTCTAAGAGGAAAACTATTTGATGATAGGGATAAATTAGGTAAGAAAAATTTAAATATGTTATTACCAATAAAGAACATTAAATTGGATTGTAAAGCCGATAATTGGGAAGATGCAATAAGACAAGCAGGAAAAATATTAGTAAAAAATGGTTCTATAAAGCCTGGATATATAGATGAAATGATAGAGGCGGTAAATAAGAATGGAAGCTATATGGTAGTGGCAGGTAAAATAGCTCTACCTCATGCAAGATTAACGAATTCAGTGTTAAAAACAGATATGAGTTTAATTAAGTTAAAAGAGGTTGTAGATTTTCCTGAAAATAAAAAAGTAAAAATGATACTAGCATTTTCAAGTGTAGACCAAAATGAACATATAGAAGCATTAACAGAACTTGTTACATTAGTAGAAGATTATGAGTTTATAGAATTTATAGAAGAAATAGATGATCCGGTAGAGATAAAGAAATTTATAACGGAAAAAAGCTAAAAATCGGTTACTAAAAATCGGTTAGCAGATAGGAATTGGCGATTGTAAAGGATAAAAAAATAGAATCCAATTATTTTGAAGGAATAAAAAAACAATTGGAAAAGAAATTTAAAGATATAATTAATATAAAAACATAGAGAGAATTGGAATGAATAAATGAATACTGTATTGCTAGTGAAATATATTATAAAAATGAGAAATAAAGTAAATATTTCCTATGTAAATGCAGGGTATATTTTTGATAAAGATTCTTTTAGTTCAGTTTAATAATGTAATAAAAAAATCGGGAAATGAAGATATTAAACCGGGTTGGTCAAATAAAGTGATAGAGTTATGTTTTTTATTTTAAATGCAAGAATAACGAGAGAAACGTATATTTATAAATTAAATGAATATTTTAAAAGTTTTAATATAAATAATGGAAAATACAATAAAAATCAGAAAAATATTTATGAAATTTTAATGATATATGGAGATCAGTAAAAAGCTGTTTCGTAATAGATTTAAAAATCCATATTTAAAAGATGAAGTAAAAAGAGTAGGAAGATAATAGTTTAGAAAATTAAGTTTTAATGATAGATTAATAAAACCTTTAAGAGAAAGTCTAGATATGGTATAAGTAATGAAAATCTTATGGGATAGCAGCAGCATTAAAATATGAAAACATAGAAGATGAAATAGAATTATGTGAGGGCAAGTTTTTCTTGCTCTTTTTTAATTTACTGTATAAAAGTTAAATTAAACTGTTAAAGTGGACAAATTGTTGTTTTTTTAAAAAAAGAATCAAGTTCACTCGTAATGAAATTAAAAAAAATAAAATTTTTCAAAAAAAAAAGAATTTTTTTGTTTCTTTTAAAAACGAAAACCTTTATTTCGGATACAGTTGAAACGTTTGAACATTGAACGAAATGAATTATAAAAGTATAATTTGAACATACAAAGTACTTATAGCTAATATAGAGACAGAAACAAAGTCAATTTGCCATGACTATAAAGTTTTACTGTTAATTTAGTATTAAGTTTAGGTTTTAAATTAAAAGGAGGAAAATTAAATGAGTCAATCTAATTTATCAGAAAATCTAGGTGAACAAAATTTAAAAGTAAAAGTTCAAGCTTTTGGAAGATTTTTAAGTTCGATGGTAATGCCAAATATAGGAGCATTTATAGCCTGGGGATTAATTACGGCATTATTTATTCCTGTAGGATGGATGCCAAATGCAACATTATCAAAATTAGTAGGACCAATGATAACTTACCTGTTACCTCTATTAATAGGATATACAGGTGGTAAAGTTATAGGTGGAGAAAGAGGGGCAGTAGTAGGAGCAATAGCAACATCAGGCGTAATAATAGGAACAAATATTCCAATGTTTATGGGTGCAATGATAGCAGGGCCTGTAGGTGGATATTGTATCAAGAAATTTGATGAAGCAATACAGGGGAAAATAAAAGCTGGATTCGAAATG is a window from the Hypnocyclicus thermotrophus genome containing:
- a CDS encoding BglG family transcription antiterminator, producing the protein MLNKRCLGIIKYMIDNNKSVSLKEISNIFDVSERSIRYDIDNINYFLAKNGLNQIEKMSKGLFKINETDENLYKIIEILNTRFYTFSKHERKEYIKSLALFSIDAIRLHEISETLSVSISTIKLDLKEVKIFLNESKLKLKFLSKIGLVLKGNEEKIRKAQLKFLMEYLDISKDTLISKIRKDETLGYKLIRNELKLYFENFPIRDVRIFIKRIERELQTVISDEAYRVLQFYLMIALTRLKEGKTIVSREENEKFLKSTKEYNVLIKELVHFEQNFNVEFNEYEILFLTELFLGSHSYNFNTSFYENWIEIEISINEIIKDVGKALGIDLSNDKILFDGLLNHLKPAIYRIKNDIVLENEISNEVKELYDELFDIVKKVCEDKLQIYINKQVPDEEIAFLTIHFKTAIDRKANNQKETKNVMIVCGFGYGSSKLLAQKLLERYDVNVLDTLPYHKFLEIENYNDIDLIISTLDVDDKIGYPFPIVKVNPIFSKTDRKKLEEYGLTEVRKKISLVKLMEVIKGECEIENEAVLADKLKTFLRGKLFDDRDKLGKKNLNMLLPIKNIKLDCKADNWEDAIRQAGKILVKNGSIKPGYIDEMIEAVNKNGSYMVVAGKIALPHARLTNSVLKTDMSLIKLKEVVDFPENKKVKMILAFSSVDQNEHIEALTELVTLVEDYEFIEFIEEIDDPVEIKKFITEKS